Proteins from a genomic interval of Nitrospirota bacterium:
- a CDS encoding mechanosensitive ion channel, producing MNPSDWFDTFRESAEHSVAIIVAFFPKLLGALLLLVAGYLLARMVGAATAALLKVLGFNRLLARTPIQSLLDKAASNKTSADILGFLMFWLIFLLFGISATEAIGLSAVSGALTAFAFYLPKIGISILIIVLGMLAASYIKDVISLACTSAGVSQGAVVSQTFYVAAILVVFVTAINELGIDTTLLNSTIMIAFGGLIAGAALSFGLGARGAVSNLIAAHYLQPVFRVGQTIRIDEVHGQIVALTPVAIVVDTPGGRVIVPAGRFQESSAIIEKSG from the coding sequence GTGAATCCGTCCGACTGGTTTGACACGTTCCGAGAGTCCGCAGAACACAGCGTAGCCATCATCGTGGCCTTCTTTCCCAAGCTGCTCGGGGCCCTGCTGTTGCTGGTGGCTGGATATCTGCTGGCACGCATGGTCGGAGCGGCCACCGCGGCGCTCTTGAAAGTGCTCGGCTTCAATCGGTTGCTCGCCAGAACGCCGATCCAGAGTCTCTTGGACAAAGCCGCATCCAACAAAACCAGCGCCGACATCCTGGGATTTCTCATGTTCTGGCTGATCTTCCTGCTCTTCGGTATCTCGGCAACGGAAGCGATCGGCCTCTCGGCGGTCTCGGGGGCCCTGACCGCGTTCGCCTTCTATCTGCCGAAAATCGGCATCTCGATCCTGATTATCGTATTGGGCATGCTGGCGGCCAGCTACATCAAAGACGTGATCAGCCTGGCCTGCACATCGGCTGGCGTCTCCCAGGGCGCGGTCGTGTCTCAAACATTTTACGTTGCCGCGATCTTGGTCGTCTTCGTGACCGCCATCAACGAACTGGGAATCGATACGACGCTCCTGAACAGCACAATCATGATCGCCTTCGGCGGATTGATCGCGGGGGCTGCCCTGTCGTTCGGACTGGGGGCGCGCGGCGCCGTATCCAATCTGATCGCGGCACATTATCTCCAACCGGTTTTCCGTGTTGGACAGACGATTCGCATCGATGAGGTACATGGACAGATCGTCGCCTTAACGCCAGTCGCCATCGTCGTCGATACACCGGGAGGCCGTGTCATCGTCCCCGCCGGCCGCTTTCAGGAATCCAGTGCCATTATCGAGAAATCCGGTTGA
- a CDS encoding ABC transporter substrate-binding protein, which translates to MMHVIVILIVCAVLGFGCTPAEDRLDHARVVLVFKHGKLSSDGATLSALLREFERRHPGVAVREELLPSSSDRQHQYYAMNLDGGQAPFDLLGVDTIWVQEFARAGWIASLDRLLPPAEREQFFPGPIQAATFGGQLYAVPWYIDAGVLYYRRDLLERHGLAPPTTWPDLVRSAELVLDAEQEAGLVGFLWQGKQYEGLICLALEVLRSNGSDLWDGDRARAEAGLQFLRDTVAGHRITPLSVSMADEESTRLVFGSGRALFMRNWPYAWPLFQREGSPVRGKVGIVPLPSFPGYASAPVLGGWLLAMPQGSAHPQEAGELIRFLTSPDAQRMAALEWGYNPTRLALYRDATLVGARPLLKDLYPIFLEARPRPVSPYYLMLSQAVQPEVSAVVVGRKTPREALEAARRQVRRIVGSRDLSVATEGL; encoded by the coding sequence ATGATGCATGTGATCGTCATTCTTATCGTCTGTGCGGTGCTGGGGTTCGGCTGCACACCGGCGGAGGATCGACTTGATCATGCGAGAGTCGTGCTCGTGTTCAAGCACGGAAAACTCTCCAGCGACGGGGCGACTCTCTCCGCACTCCTCCGCGAGTTTGAGCGGCGCCATCCCGGTGTGGCCGTGCGGGAGGAACTGCTCCCGTCCTCGTCCGACCGACAACATCAATACTATGCCATGAATCTCGACGGAGGCCAGGCCCCGTTCGACCTGCTCGGCGTCGACACGATCTGGGTGCAGGAATTTGCACGGGCCGGGTGGATTGCTTCTCTCGACAGGCTCCTCCCTCCAGCGGAGCGAGAGCAGTTCTTCCCAGGGCCGATCCAGGCGGCCACGTTCGGAGGACAGCTCTACGCCGTGCCCTGGTATATCGATGCAGGGGTGCTCTATTACCGGCGTGATCTACTGGAACGTCATGGACTGGCTCCGCCGACAACTTGGCCGGACCTTGTCCGATCCGCCGAGCTGGTTCTTGATGCCGAACAGGAGGCCGGGCTCGTGGGGTTCCTTTGGCAAGGGAAACAATATGAGGGACTGATCTGCCTCGCGCTGGAAGTGCTTCGTAGCAACGGTTCAGATCTGTGGGACGGGGATCGAGCGCGGGCGGAAGCAGGCCTGCAGTTTTTGCGCGACACAGTCGCAGGACATCGGATCACGCCACTCTCCGTCAGCATGGCCGATGAAGAATCGACGCGTCTGGTATTCGGGTCCGGGCGCGCGCTGTTCATGCGCAACTGGCCCTATGCCTGGCCCCTATTCCAACGTGAAGGCTCGCCGGTTCGAGGGAAGGTGGGGATCGTGCCGCTTCCGTCCTTTCCGGGCTATGCCAGCGCACCAGTGCTGGGCGGGTGGTTACTCGCCATGCCGCAAGGATCCGCCCATCCACAGGAAGCAGGTGAGCTGATTCGCTTCTTGACCTCGCCCGACGCGCAGCGCATGGCCGCTTTGGAATGGGGATATAACCCTACACGCCTGGCCCTCTATCGCGACGCAACGTTGGTCGGGGCTCGGCCTCTGCTGAAAGATTTGTATCCTATCTTTCTGGAGGCACGGCCTCGCCCGGTCTCGCCCTACTATCTGATGTTGTCCCAAGCGGTGCAACCGGAAGTCAGTGCCGTCGTGGTCGGACGGAAAACCCCGCGCGAGGCGCTCGAAGCCGCGCGTCGTCAGGTGAGAAGGATCGTGGGGAGTCGCGACCTGTCGGTCGCAACGGAAGGCCTATGA
- a CDS encoding sugar ABC transporter permease, translating into MTGQPVTGTSHAKGRVRLSERAWGYLLASPAFLLVGLIAVAPIAAALWLSLHRRLPTFGVDEFVGAWNYLQLWSDDRFWAACRTTLYFTALSVSAELLLGFGLALLLDSLTSGSGRSPRWAQVMIVVPWAIPTVVSAQIWAWMYQPDYGLLNYLLHQVHLITQPIDWLADPDWAIHAAVVMDVWKTAPFAALLLLAGLKTVPRDLYAAARVDGAGAWQQFRHITLPLLMPVVVIVLVFRTMDAVRVFDAVYVLTGGGPGNSTETLSIYAYKTLFQTLQFGYGSTLATAMFLIVAALSSLYLLLLRRHLQEAT; encoded by the coding sequence ATGACCGGACAGCCTGTTACTGGAACGAGTCACGCGAAGGGCCGAGTTCGGTTATCCGAACGGGCATGGGGATATCTGCTGGCGAGCCCCGCATTCCTCTTGGTCGGTCTGATCGCCGTCGCTCCCATCGCGGCGGCGCTCTGGCTGAGCCTGCACCGTCGCTTGCCGACCTTCGGGGTGGATGAGTTTGTGGGGGCCTGGAACTATCTCCAACTCTGGAGCGACGACCGTTTCTGGGCCGCCTGCCGGACGACGCTGTATTTCACCGCTCTGTCGGTATCGGCTGAACTGCTGCTAGGTTTCGGGCTGGCGCTGCTGTTGGATAGCCTGACTAGCGGCTCAGGCAGGTCGCCGCGTTGGGCCCAGGTAATGATCGTCGTGCCCTGGGCGATTCCGACCGTCGTGTCGGCCCAGATCTGGGCCTGGATGTATCAGCCGGATTACGGGCTGCTGAATTATCTGCTCCATCAAGTGCACCTGATTACCCAGCCCATCGACTGGCTGGCGGACCCTGACTGGGCGATTCATGCGGCGGTCGTGATGGACGTCTGGAAAACTGCGCCGTTTGCCGCGCTGTTACTCTTGGCCGGATTGAAAACGGTTCCACGGGATCTCTACGCGGCCGCACGGGTCGATGGGGCGGGGGCCTGGCAACAGTTTCGCCACATCACGTTGCCGCTCCTGATGCCAGTCGTCGTGATCGTGCTCGTATTCCGCACGATGGATGCGGTTCGGGTGTTCGACGCGGTCTATGTGTTGACCGGCGGCGGCCCCGGCAACAGTACCGAAACCCTATCGATCTACGCGTACAAGACTCTGTTTCAAACGCTACAGTTCGGGTACGGGTCGACGCTGGCCACGGCGATGTTTCTGATCGTCGCGGCCCTTTCGTCCCTCTACCTCCTGTTGTTGCGTCGGCATTTGCAGGAGGCGACCTAA
- a CDS encoding carbohydrate ABC transporter permease, translated as MGLAWEKGRHGLFHWFRTRGLALCVVALAALFCLGPVLWQAVTSIKPDQDIVRLPPLFPERATADHYERVLLQSSLAQSLVNSAVVASSATAVALVVGGLCAFTLARLPIAGKPLILGLVLATSMFPPIAVISPLYLLMRGLGLRDTLIAVGLTHAVYALPLAIWILTSFFRQLPGELYYAARVDGCTPLRALWSVFLPLARPGLAVAGLLVFIFSWNEFMFALTLTASDATRTAPVAVALFPGLYEIPWGDIAAASLIVTLPVAGLAALFQRHIVAGLTAGSVKG; from the coding sequence ATGGGTCTTGCCTGGGAGAAGGGGCGGCACGGCCTGTTTCACTGGTTTCGCACCCGTGGACTGGCGCTCTGCGTCGTCGCGTTGGCCGCCTTGTTCTGTCTGGGGCCGGTGCTCTGGCAGGCAGTGACGTCCATTAAGCCGGATCAGGATATCGTGCGACTCCCGCCGCTGTTTCCTGAGCGGGCAACCGCGGACCATTATGAACGAGTCCTGCTCCAGTCGTCGCTGGCGCAGTCTCTGGTCAATAGCGCGGTGGTGGCGAGCAGCGCGACGGCGGTGGCCCTTGTGGTCGGAGGATTGTGCGCCTTCACGTTAGCGCGTTTGCCGATTGCCGGTAAGCCGTTGATTCTCGGCCTCGTCCTTGCGACGTCGATGTTCCCTCCCATCGCCGTCATCAGTCCGTTGTATCTCTTGATGCGCGGTCTCGGCTTGAGGGACACGTTGATTGCGGTGGGGTTGACCCATGCGGTCTATGCGCTGCCTCTGGCCATTTGGATCCTGACAAGTTTTTTCCGACAACTGCCGGGGGAACTCTATTACGCCGCGCGCGTCGACGGGTGTACGCCTTTGCGGGCCCTCTGGTCGGTGTTCTTACCGCTGGCGCGTCCGGGGCTGGCTGTGGCAGGGCTGTTGGTGTTCATCTTCTCGTGGAACGAGTTCATGTTCGCCTTGACCCTCACGGCGAGCGATGCCACGCGCACGGCGCCGGTAGCGGTGGCGTTGTTTCCCGGTCTGTACGAAATTCCATGGGGCGATATCGCCGCCGCGTCTCTCATTGTGACTCTGCCGGTAGCAGGACTGGCGGCTCTGTTTCAACGTCACATTGTAGCGGGGTTGACGGCCGGCAGCGTGAAGGGATAG
- a CDS encoding ABC transporter ATP-binding protein gives MAEVRVEHLCKQFGTTTVLPDVTLTIRDGEFFTIVGPSGCGKSTLLQLLAGLDRPTSGRILFDGVDVTSLEPRERDVALVFQSYALYPHMTVRGNLAFPLRVTRRKTGLDRPRIEAEVQRVAGLLGLESLLDRWPRELSGGQRQRVALGRALIRQPRLFLLDEPLSNLDAQLRAVMRAELRRLHDRLGTTMIYVTHDQTEAMTLADRVAVLDRGVVQQIGPPQALYDHPSNLFVARFLGHPAINILEGKACAGRLHVGTTELPLSAVEGGDRLRDGMRMTVGIRPEHVRVMSGNRSDTVPHEVGPQIAGVVRLLEYTGSQTWGIVEVDQPGKATIMIGAVPAGELLRPGQPVSVHLTGGPHHLFDRDTGMRLGDA, from the coding sequence ATGGCGGAAGTACGAGTCGAGCATCTATGCAAACAGTTTGGGACGACGACCGTCCTGCCTGATGTGACCCTGACCATTCGGGACGGCGAGTTTTTTACGATCGTCGGACCATCTGGCTGCGGGAAATCCACACTCCTTCAGCTCCTCGCTGGACTGGACCGCCCGACATCAGGACGCATCCTGTTCGATGGCGTGGACGTGACGAGCTTGGAACCGCGTGAACGGGACGTGGCCCTGGTGTTTCAAAGCTATGCCCTCTATCCGCACATGACCGTGCGTGGCAATCTCGCATTTCCGCTTCGCGTGACGAGACGCAAGACCGGTCTCGATCGGCCGCGCATCGAAGCCGAAGTGCAACGGGTGGCCGGATTGCTGGGCCTGGAGTCGTTGCTCGATCGATGGCCGCGGGAACTCTCCGGCGGCCAACGTCAACGGGTGGCGTTGGGCCGTGCGTTGATCAGACAGCCACGGTTGTTTTTGTTGGATGAGCCGCTCTCCAACCTCGATGCGCAATTGCGGGCTGTCATGCGCGCGGAACTGCGCCGTCTCCATGACCGACTCGGAACGACGATGATCTATGTGACGCATGATCAGACCGAGGCCATGACGCTGGCAGATCGAGTCGCGGTGCTGGATCGGGGCGTCGTGCAACAGATCGGGCCGCCGCAAGCGCTCTACGATCATCCCAGCAATCTGTTCGTTGCTCGATTCCTCGGCCATCCGGCGATCAATATTCTTGAGGGTAAGGCTTGTGCCGGTCGACTGCACGTGGGGACGACAGAATTGCCATTGTCTGCTGTGGAGGGTGGAGACAGGCTTCGCGATGGCATGCGGATGACCGTGGGTATTCGTCCCGAGCATGTACGGGTCATGTCAGGAAACCGTTCTGATACGGTGCCACATGAAGTAGGGCCACAGATCGCTGGCGTGGTGCGGCTTCTCGAATATACCGGAAGCCAGACCTGGGGGATCGTCGAGGTCGATCAACCCGGCAAAGCCACGATCATGATCGGCGCCGTTCCGGCCGGAGAATTATTGCGGCCCGGTCAACCGGTTTCAGTCCATCTCACAGGAGGCCCGCATCATCTCTTCGACCGCGACACCGGTATGCGTCTGGGAGACGCATAA
- the glgX gene encoding glycogen debranching protein GlgX — translation MSMRVWPGTPYPLGATWDGEGVNFALFSENATGVELCLFDGPEHVKESHRVRVEERTDQVWHVYIPGLWPGQHYGYRVHGPYAPHEGHRFNPHKLLIDPYAKSIAGTIEWSDAMFGYRIGDPTADLSFDTRNNAGNIPKCVVVDQAFTWGGDRLLKTPWDKTVIYEMHVKSFTASHPDVPEQMRGTYAGLTTPAVIDHLVGLGVTAVELLPIHHFVRDKHLADSGLINYWGYNTIGFFAPDIRYAISPVRGRHVREFKTMVKTLHSAGIEVILDVVYNHTAEGNQLGPTLCFRGIDNASYYRLVQQDKRHYMDYTGCGNTLNATHPRTLQLIMDSLRYWVTEMHVDGFRFDLASALARELHAVDRLSAFFDILHQDPILSQVKLIAEPWDVGEGGYQVGNFPVGWAEWNGKYRDTIRRYVKGDGGQVAEWAYRLTGSSDLYSMSGRRPFASVNFITAHDGFTLRDLVSYDQKHNDANGEQNRDGTDDNASWNCGIEGPTQDVAINQLRGRQQRNFLTLLFLSQGVPMLCGGDEIGRTQRGNNNAYCQDSNISWFDWNLDHERRQLLEFTRSLIAFRNKHPVLRRRRFFQGRHIRGSEVKDLSWLKPDGKEMTDDDWNAGYAKSLAFRLAGDAIGETDEKGRAIIDDTLLILLNADHTSITFTLPAHKRGIRWQPLLDTSITADNEKTVIMLKGGEQYELESRSIAVLKLDDTQ, via the coding sequence ATGAGCATGAGAGTCTGGCCAGGCACCCCCTACCCGCTCGGCGCGACGTGGGACGGTGAAGGCGTCAACTTCGCCCTCTTTTCCGAAAATGCCACAGGCGTGGAGCTCTGCCTCTTCGACGGGCCTGAACACGTCAAAGAATCACATCGTGTCCGCGTCGAAGAACGCACCGATCAGGTCTGGCACGTGTATATCCCTGGCCTCTGGCCTGGGCAACATTACGGATACCGGGTCCACGGCCCCTATGCGCCACATGAGGGACATCGGTTCAATCCGCATAAACTGCTGATCGACCCCTACGCGAAATCCATTGCAGGAACTATCGAATGGTCCGACGCCATGTTCGGCTATCGTATCGGCGATCCCACGGCCGACCTCTCCTTCGACACTAGAAACAACGCCGGCAATATTCCCAAGTGTGTCGTCGTAGATCAAGCCTTCACGTGGGGCGGCGACCGCCTGCTCAAGACCCCATGGGATAAAACCGTCATTTACGAAATGCACGTCAAGAGCTTCACCGCGAGCCATCCCGACGTCCCCGAACAAATGCGAGGGACCTACGCGGGCCTCACGACTCCCGCCGTCATCGACCATTTGGTCGGGCTGGGGGTCACCGCGGTCGAGTTGCTCCCGATCCATCACTTCGTGCGCGACAAGCACCTGGCCGATAGCGGACTCATCAATTATTGGGGGTACAACACGATCGGATTCTTTGCCCCCGACATTCGTTATGCCATCTCTCCCGTCCGCGGCCGGCATGTGCGGGAATTCAAAACGATGGTCAAGACACTGCATAGCGCAGGCATCGAGGTCATCCTCGACGTGGTGTACAACCATACGGCGGAAGGCAATCAACTGGGGCCCACCCTCTGCTTCAGGGGCATCGACAACGCGTCGTACTACCGGCTGGTCCAACAGGACAAGCGGCATTACATGGACTACACCGGCTGCGGCAACACACTCAACGCCACACATCCACGCACCCTTCAACTGATTATGGACAGCCTGCGCTACTGGGTCACGGAGATGCATGTGGATGGCTTTCGCTTCGACCTGGCCTCTGCCCTCGCGCGTGAGCTCCATGCCGTGGATCGCCTGAGCGCCTTCTTCGATATTCTCCATCAAGATCCCATTCTGTCGCAGGTCAAGCTGATCGCGGAACCGTGGGACGTCGGGGAAGGGGGCTATCAAGTCGGAAACTTTCCGGTGGGCTGGGCTGAATGGAACGGCAAGTATCGGGACACGATCCGCCGGTACGTCAAAGGCGACGGCGGCCAAGTCGCCGAATGGGCCTATCGACTGACAGGCAGCAGCGACCTCTATAGCATGAGCGGTCGCCGCCCTTTTGCCAGCGTCAATTTCATTACCGCGCACGACGGATTTACCCTCCGCGATCTCGTCTCCTACGACCAGAAACACAACGACGCAAACGGAGAACAGAACCGGGACGGAACCGACGATAATGCCAGCTGGAATTGCGGGATCGAAGGGCCGACGCAGGATGTTGCCATCAACCAATTACGTGGGCGCCAGCAGCGGAACTTCCTGACCCTACTCTTCCTGTCGCAGGGCGTCCCCATGCTCTGCGGCGGCGACGAAATCGGCCGCACCCAGAGGGGCAACAATAACGCCTATTGCCAGGACAGCAATATCAGTTGGTTTGACTGGAATCTGGATCACGAGCGTCGCCAACTGCTGGAGTTCACGCGAAGCCTCATTGCCTTTCGCAATAAACATCCGGTCCTTCGCCGACGCCGTTTTTTCCAGGGCCGCCACATCCGCGGATCGGAAGTGAAGGACCTTTCGTGGCTCAAGCCAGATGGAAAAGAAATGACCGACGACGATTGGAACGCCGGCTACGCAAAATCATTAGCGTTCCGGCTGGCAGGCGACGCGATCGGCGAAACGGACGAGAAAGGGCGGGCCATCATCGACGACACCTTGCTCATCTTACTCAATGCCGACCATACCTCGATCACCTTTACCCTACCGGCCCACAAACGCGGGATCCGGTGGCAACCCCTCCTGGATACCAGCATCACCGCCGATAATGAAAAAACGGTCATTATGCTCAAGGGAGGCGAGCAGTATGAGCTTGAATCCCGATCGATCGCCGTCCTGAAGCTCGACGACACGCAGTGA
- a CDS encoding mechanosensitive ion channel, translated as MDVTRTLPWLDWVKEVDERLIYTAVLIIAIVTAIRLGEWAAERAVTDEHWRYTIRKVIRYTAISIFLLTVLGIWAQRLQGLLLVLGATGAGLAIALSPVIVSMAGWALIVSSNLYKVGDRVQLGGVIGDVTDVGILRTSLLEIGNWVQADQLTGRVVAVSNAAVFKDPVFNYTQGAPYIWDEFTVPISYGPRWEEAQPTILASVADYMNEVAAPAKAALQQLPGMSLIGSPETQAQAYISLTEHWVACTLRYVVHARSRRTVKHQLQVKALKALAAAGIEIASPALTLVRYPAARTWKEES; from the coding sequence ATGGATGTCACGCGCACGCTGCCTTGGCTTGATTGGGTGAAAGAGGTGGATGAGCGGCTCATCTACACCGCAGTCCTGATCATTGCCATTGTCACGGCCATCCGCTTGGGGGAATGGGCGGCAGAGCGCGCCGTCACGGACGAACATTGGCGCTATACGATTCGGAAAGTCATCCGGTACACGGCGATCAGTATCTTCCTGCTAACCGTACTGGGCATCTGGGCCCAACGCCTTCAAGGGTTGCTGCTCGTCCTTGGAGCGACGGGGGCGGGATTGGCCATTGCGCTGTCTCCGGTCATCGTCAGCATGGCGGGCTGGGCATTAATCGTGTCGTCGAATCTCTACAAGGTAGGTGATCGCGTACAACTTGGTGGAGTCATCGGTGACGTCACGGATGTGGGAATCCTTCGCACCTCGCTCTTGGAAATCGGAAACTGGGTCCAGGCCGATCAACTCACGGGCCGGGTGGTCGCAGTATCGAACGCCGCCGTCTTCAAAGATCCTGTCTTCAATTACACCCAAGGGGCTCCGTACATCTGGGATGAGTTCACCGTACCGATCTCGTACGGGCCCCGCTGGGAAGAGGCACAGCCCACAATCCTTGCATCAGTGGCCGACTATATGAACGAGGTCGCGGCTCCCGCGAAGGCCGCACTCCAGCAATTGCCCGGCATGTCACTCATCGGATCGCCGGAGACGCAGGCGCAAGCCTATATCTCCCTCACAGAACATTGGGTCGCGTGCACATTACGCTACGTGGTCCATGCCCGGTCGAGACGCACGGTGAAACACCAATTACAGGTCAAGGCGCTCAAGGCCTTGGCAGCAGCCGGAATCGAGATCGCGTCCCCGGCGCTGACCCTGGTGCGCTATCCGGCAGCGCGAACATGGAAGGAAGAGTCATGA